From the genome of Pseudomonas mohnii:
CCCGGCGGTGTTGCAAGCGCTGCAAAACGTGGTGCGCGATGCCCATGCCGAAGGCAAGCCGGTGAGCATTTGCGGTGAGATGGCCGGTGATCCGGCGGCGGCGGTGCTGTTGATGGCCATGGGTTTCGACAGCCTGTCGATGAACGCCACCAACTTGCCGAAAGTGAAGTGGATGCTGCGCCAGATCAACCTGAGCAAGGCCAAGGAATTGCTGGCCGAGCTGATGACCATCGACAACCCGCAAGTGATCCACAGCTCGCTGCAACTGGCGCTGAAGAACCTTGGGTTGTCGCGGATGATCAATCCGGCTTCGGTCAAAACCCTCTGAAACACTGACCGCCCCATCGCGAGCAAGCTCGCTCCCACACTGGATCTGCGAACGACGCAAATCCCTTGTGGGAGCGAGCTTGCTCGCGATGAGGCCTGTCCATGCAATACAAAATTAAAGCCTGATCTCTATCTCGCCCAAATGTCCGCCATAGGGCCCGAAGCTCCTTTCGACCAAATGCCGCGAACCGTCCGCGTGCACAATCAGCGCCGTACTCGCCCGAGTGCCGTAACTCTGGCTGGCAATGAACACGCTCGACAGCAACGTCTCGGTCGCCAGTCCCACCCCCGTATCCGGCAGCTCGGCGAACGGCGCGGTCTGCGGATCGCTCAACAAGTCCAACAATGCTTGAGGCTGGGGATCATCCAGTACTTTGCCCAGGGCTGCTTTCGCCTTGATCAGCTTCGGCCACGGCGTATCCAGCCCGGCATTCGACACCCCGTAGGTTCCCGGTTGCAGCATCACGGCTTCCGACTCCCGGGCGTTGAAGTGCCACAACTCATGCATGTTGCCCACCAGCAGGTTAAAGCCGCCATATTCCGGCGAACGTGCGACAACGTCGTCTAAATAGTCATCAATCGGCAGTTCGCCGGTGAGAAAGCGTGCCACCAGTTCACCGCGGGATCGGCGGCCGGGTTGTCGATGCGGATCGCGGATATTGGTCAGCGCGGCAAAGCGCCCGTTGGCGCCAATGCCGAGCCAGGTTCCACCCGCCTCCAGGTCGCGTCCGGCGTGGACCTGCGGTGTTTCGGGCCATTGCGCCAGCGGCAGGCTGGGGCGAGCGTAGAATTCGTCGCGGTTGGCCGCCACGATCAGTGGTTGGGCATGGTCCGGGCGCCAGGCGAAAACAATCAGGCACATAAGGTTGTCCTTGTGTGTTTTTTGCTCACTCTACGCAGTCATCGTGCGGGTATCCATCGCCATCCAGTGGAGCCGGGGGCCATGCATCCGTTACCATGCCGCTCCGGTTTTGGGGTTGGGTGGTGAAGCACCATGGAATTTCTGCTCTATCTGGCGCTTGGCGCCTGTGCCGGCGTGCTGGCCGGGCTGTTTGGCGTCGGCGGCGGGATCATTATCGTCCCGGTGCTGGTCTTTAGTTTCAAGGCGCAAGGGTTCGATCCGTCGATCCTCACGCACCTGGCAGTCGGCACGTCCCTGGCGACCATCATTTTTACTTCGGTCAACGCCATTCGCGAGCATCACCGGCGCGGCGCCGTGCGTTGGCCGATTTTCGTCTGGCTGACCGTTGGCATCCTGATCGGCGCCGGTTTCGGCGCACTGACCGCCGAAGCGATCTCCGGGCCAAACCTGCAGAAAATCATTGGTGTGTTCGCCCTGGTCATCGCCGCGCAACTGGCGCTGGACCTCAAACCCAAGGCCAGCCGAACGGTGCCGGGTAAATTCGGTCTGACCGTGGCCGGCAGTGTCATTGGCTGGGCGTCGGCGATTTTCGGGATTGGTGGCGGTTCGCTGACCGTGCCGTTCCTGACCTGGCGCAGTGTGCCGATGCAGCAAGCGGTGGCCACGTCATCGGCCTGCGGCTTGCCGATTGCGTTGTCCAGTGCATTATTTTTCATGATTCTAGGCTGGCACGATCCATTGCTGCCGGCCCATAGTCTCGGTTTTGTTTATTTGCCGGCGTTGTTGGGCATTGCCCTGACCAGCATGTTCTTCGCCCGCATCGGCGCGCGATTGGCCCACAAGCTGTCGCCCAAGTTGCTGAAAAGACTGTTTGCCGCTTTGCTGTTCTGCGTCGGCCTGAACTTCTTGCTCTGACACCCGGCGCAATCCTGGCTTAATCCTGAGGTGGCAGCGTCGCCCGGGAATTTTTGAGATTTGAACTCTAACGAGGAGTCGCAATGCTGCCTTACCCGCAGATCGACCCGGTGGCCCTGGCCATCGGTCCGCTGAAAATCCACTGGTACGGTCTGATGTACCTGATCGGCATCGGCGGTGCCTGGCTGCTGGCGTCGCGCCGGTTGAACCGCTTCGACCCGACCTGGACCAAGGAAAAGCTCTCCGACATGGTGTTCTGGATGTCGATGGGGGTGATCGTCGGCGGCCGCCTCGGCTACGTGCTGTTCTACGATCTGAGTGCGTACCTGGCCAATCCGACGCTGATTTTCGAAGTATGGAAGGGCGGCATGTCGTTCCACGGCGGCTTCATCGGGGTGATGCTGGCGGCCTTGTGGTTCGGTAAAAAGAACAACAAGTCGTTCTTCCAACTGATGGACTTCGTCGCACCCATGGTGCCGATCGGCCTGGGTGCCGGGCGCATCGGCAACTTCATCAATGCCGAGCTGTGGGGCAAGCCGACCGACGTGCCGTGGGCGATGATCTTCCCGCCGTTCAGCGATCCGGCGCAGTTGCCGCGTCACCCGTCGCAGCTGTATCAGTTCGCCCTCGAAGGCGTGGCGCTGTTCCTGATCCTCTGGCTGTTCTCGCGCAAGCCGCGGCCAACCATGGCGGTTTCCGGGATGTTCGCGCTGTTCTACGGCATCTTCCGTTTCATCGTCGAATTCGTCCGCGTACCGGACGCACAACTGGGCTATCTGGCCTGGAACTGGCTGACCATGGGCCAGGTGCTGTGCGTGCCGATGATCGTTGGCGGGCTGTTCCTGATCTGGCTGGCGTATCACCGCGCCCCGGCAACGCCAGCGGCAGCTGTATAAATTCGAACCCCGGAGCCACGGCTCCGGGTTCAAGGACACAGGTAACTCATGAAGCAATATCTCGAACTGGTCGCCCACGTCATCAAGAACGGCACCAAACAGGCCAACCGCACGGGCGTGAACACCATCAGCTTTCCTGGCGCGATGCTGCGCTATGACCTCAAGGAAGGCTTCCCGGCGATCACCACGCGCAAGATGGCCTTCAAATCCGCCATCGGCGAGATGTGTGGCTTCCTGCGTGGCGTGAACAACGCGGCAGAATTCCGCGCCCTGGGCTGCAAGGTCTGGGACCAGAACGCCAACGAAAACGCCCAGTGGCTGGCCAACCCGTTCCGTCAGGGCGAAGACGACCTCGGCGAGATCTATGGCGTGCAATGGCGCAAGTGGCCGGCGTACAAACAGATCCCGGTCAACAACCAGGCGGCCATCGAGCAGACCCTGAAACAAGGCTACCGCCAGATCGCCGAAGGCGAAGAGGACGGCCAGGCCTATGTGGTGCTGTACAAAGCCATCGACCAGGTTCGTCAATGCGTCGACACCATCATCAAGGACCCGGGCAGCCGCCGCATCCTGTTCCACGGCTGGAACGTCGCCCAGCTCGATGAAATGGCCCTGCCGCCGTGCCACCTGCTGTACCAGTTCCACCCGAATGTCGAGACCAAAGAGATTTCCTTGACCCTCTACATCCGCTCCAACGACCTGGGCCTGGGCACGCCGTTCAACCTCACCGAAGGCGCCGCGCTGCTGAGCCTGATCGGTCGCCTGACCGGCTACACGCCGCGTTGGTTCACCTATTTCATCGGTGACGCCCACGTCTACGAAAACCACCTGGACATGCTCAACGAGCAGCTCAAGCGCGAGCCGTTCCCGATGCCGAAACTGGTGATCAGTGATCGTGTGCCGGAGTTTGCCAAGACGGGTGTCTACCAGCCGGAATGGCTCGAATTGGTCGAGCCGAGCGATTTCTCGCTGGAAGGCTACGAGCACCATCCGCCGATGACGGCGCCGATGGCGGTCTGAAGCCGTACGCTGTACCCCTGTAGGAGCGAGCCTGCTCGCGATGGTGGTCAACGATAACGCGGGGAGCCTGATACCACGCGGCGTCCTTGAATCCATCGCGAGCAGGCTCGCTCCTACAAGGGGCATGTTTTCAGTGGCCGTGGCTACGGCCCACATGTGAATGCTCAACCTCCGTCGCCACCACCCCGCCACTCACTTCCAGCCGTTGCAAAATCCCGCATTGATCAATATCCGGCCCTTCGCCGCAGCGTTGGCGCAGGTCGAGCAGTTGTGCCTGTAGTGCGAGCAACCCATCGATCCGTGCCTTGACGTGATGGATGTGTTCGTCGATCAGCGCATTCACGCTTTCGCACTGATCCTGCGGGCTGTCGCGCAAAGCCAGCAGGCTACGGATTTCTTCGAGGGTCATGTCGAGGGTGCGGCAATTGCGGATGAAAGTCAGGCGCTCGGCGTGGGCCTGAGTGTAGACGCGGTAGTTGCCGTCGCTGCGGGCCGGCTCCGGCAGCAGGTTTTCGCGCTCGTAGTAGCGGAT
Proteins encoded in this window:
- a CDS encoding NRDE family protein; translation: MCLIVFAWRPDHAQPLIVAANRDEFYARPSLPLAQWPETPQVHAGRDLEAGGTWLGIGANGRFAALTNIRDPHRQPGRRSRGELVARFLTGELPIDDYLDDVVARSPEYGGFNLLVGNMHELWHFNARESEAVMLQPGTYGVSNAGLDTPWPKLIKAKAALGKVLDDPQPQALLDLLSDPQTAPFAELPDTGVGLATETLLSSVFIASQSYGTRASTALIVHADGSRHLVERSFGPYGGHLGEIEIRL
- a CDS encoding sulfite exporter TauE/SafE family protein, encoding MEFLLYLALGACAGVLAGLFGVGGGIIIVPVLVFSFKAQGFDPSILTHLAVGTSLATIIFTSVNAIREHHRRGAVRWPIFVWLTVGILIGAGFGALTAEAISGPNLQKIIGVFALVIAAQLALDLKPKASRTVPGKFGLTVAGSVIGWASAIFGIGGGSLTVPFLTWRSVPMQQAVATSSACGLPIALSSALFFMILGWHDPLLPAHSLGFVYLPALLGIALTSMFFARIGARLAHKLSPKLLKRLFAALLFCVGLNFLL
- the lgt gene encoding prolipoprotein diacylglyceryl transferase; this translates as MLPYPQIDPVALAIGPLKIHWYGLMYLIGIGGAWLLASRRLNRFDPTWTKEKLSDMVFWMSMGVIVGGRLGYVLFYDLSAYLANPTLIFEVWKGGMSFHGGFIGVMLAALWFGKKNNKSFFQLMDFVAPMVPIGLGAGRIGNFINAELWGKPTDVPWAMIFPPFSDPAQLPRHPSQLYQFALEGVALFLILWLFSRKPRPTMAVSGMFALFYGIFRFIVEFVRVPDAQLGYLAWNWLTMGQVLCVPMIVGGLFLIWLAYHRAPATPAAAV
- a CDS encoding thymidylate synthase, translating into MKQYLELVAHVIKNGTKQANRTGVNTISFPGAMLRYDLKEGFPAITTRKMAFKSAIGEMCGFLRGVNNAAEFRALGCKVWDQNANENAQWLANPFRQGEDDLGEIYGVQWRKWPAYKQIPVNNQAAIEQTLKQGYRQIAEGEEDGQAYVVLYKAIDQVRQCVDTIIKDPGSRRILFHGWNVAQLDEMALPPCHLLYQFHPNVETKEISLTLYIRSNDLGLGTPFNLTEGAALLSLIGRLTGYTPRWFTYFIGDAHVYENHLDMLNEQLKREPFPMPKLVISDRVPEFAKTGVYQPEWLELVEPSDFSLEGYEHHPPMTAPMAV
- the cadR gene encoding Cd(II)/Pb(II)-responsive transcriptional regulator; amino-acid sequence: MKIGELAKLTDCAVETIRYYERENLLPEPARSDGNYRVYTQAHAERLTFIRNCRTLDMTLEEIRSLLALRDSPQDQCESVNALIDEHIHHVKARIDGLLALQAQLLDLRQRCGEGPDIDQCGILQRLEVSGGVVATEVEHSHVGRSHGH